The sequence CTTGCGAAAAGTCGTGACGCAGCCGCAAGGGACGAGTACGGCAACAGTGGATGCGGCTTTGTCCGTGAGCGAGTCAGGGGCATTTTGGTGGTGGCATGGGGTTGGGTGCGATCGCAAACAACAACGATTCGTAGCCCTACGATGAATCGACTTCTACACGAGAATCTTTCAGCTCCCCTTGCTCCAATCATTGTTGAAATCTATCCCGATTCTCAGCCTGTCACCCCCCTCTGGTTGACTTTTTAGCCATCCCCCAAAGGTATAGCAGTCCGCAGTAAGGTACCAACAGGCAAGGGGCTTAAGCCCCTTGTTCCGCAGCATGGGGATGTACGGAGCTATCTACGCGGCGCTATATATTTATCCACGATAAAGATATTGATGATTGATGAAAGCGAAAGAGAGTGCGCCAGAGCAGGCGTTTGAATATCAGGTCAGAGTACAGCCCCATCACACCGACTACGGGGGCGTCGTGTGGCACGGCAACTATATTGCGTGGCTAGAGACTGCCCGAGTGGAATGCCTGCGATCGCACGACATTAACTTTGCCGATTGGGTAAATTGCGGAGTCGATTTGCCCGTGGTGGATTTATCCATTCAGTATCGGCAACCCTTGATCTTGGGGGCGATCGCCCTGATCAAGTGTTGGCTGTTGCCCAGCCAGAATGTACGGCTCATCTGGCAATACCAGATTCTCAATGCCGCCACTCAGGAACTGTGCG is a genomic window of Leptolyngbya iicbica LK containing:
- a CDS encoding acyl-CoA thioesterase translates to MKAKESAPEQAFEYQVRVQPHHTDYGGVVWHGNYIAWLETARVECLRSHDINFADWVNCGVDLPVVDLSIQYRQPLILGAIALIKCWLLPSQNVRLIWQYQILNAATQELCATAQVTLVPIQQQPRKILRRLPEPMQSDLARLMAPSAPSG